From a single Lentisphaera profundi genomic region:
- a CDS encoding DUF1592 domain-containing protein, whose amino-acid sequence MIKFYCQHCEQKLSATKEIFGTNIQCPSCNNLILVPEAPEALSSEQIEAKATANEDLAISEEIENNNPIEDNIRLRKKRKKSFSTRSKTSINKSSLKPKSPTSKELIKKNKRPLPLILGILIVVLITGGFFFKEPISQALSENDLASAENDSDGSHSSELSSTNFSKDELLAQQDLILKIKPFMDKYCFECHNEKKQKGDIRLDTIDFKMTQHDAVYMWQDILDVLNVGEMPPKKSSQPHAQELANSISLITDQVLLARKRLSSTGGVIAMRHLNKREYYGSVEDLIGLKLPDHYLDDEISPRFDTNGADQFFSSRNYETYMNVGKEIMKQVMRSYSMGNSKAKKSKFQPGGRAYERQKKSLKKLDDTMALINSGASIEEIGLGDAGQVKLFKMRYEKAIAAPKKYLAIDLHKTGITSEFTERFARNVGLKPGARYIYRVHGMSKNDADIKVYVQNEEIGTLEFKASTKPQTYEFSFSTNTLDLRPKVGFTIGHLKGVYIEYEEIEGPFESKTSFAENLLQPIFKKKAPNNFELRQILTKFAERAFRHQAVDEEFIDALIGIYNSSKAAKKNEIDSLVTPLAMILSSPSFLYITESSSTQRVQLNQREFAIRMAYFLWSAPPDEELYKLARSNKLYNPDILKTQFKRMIQSPKAHQFIEGFINQWIGMERYDEVDLPNKLLGDFQQSARLELSEYFKVLVQENMPVDKFIDSNFVVVNQSLAKYYKIDGEFSGFQKVALPANNPRGGLLGQAAFHIMGSAAQRTSPSIRGTLIRETLLHDPPPHPPANVPEIDNTRKGQFTVRDLVKHHQELPQCSSCHAKIDPLGLGLENFDYLGRWRDSETIGADKKRVKGKKRSRGKKLAIDASGYLSENETFEDFAGFKKALLKNKAKLAESLYSSMLAYGIGREIEFIDEDEISQNLLALKKDNYPMRDLIFQLIASKTFRTK is encoded by the coding sequence ATGATCAAATTTTATTGCCAACACTGCGAACAAAAACTTAGTGCCACAAAAGAAATTTTTGGCACTAATATCCAGTGCCCTTCATGCAATAATTTGATTTTAGTTCCGGAAGCACCTGAAGCCCTTTCAAGTGAACAAATTGAAGCAAAAGCGACAGCCAATGAAGACCTTGCTATATCCGAAGAAATTGAAAATAACAATCCCATTGAAGATAACATTCGCCTGAGGAAGAAAAGAAAGAAATCATTTTCAACCCGCTCAAAAACGAGTATAAATAAAAGTTCCCTAAAGCCTAAATCACCCACAAGTAAAGAACTTATTAAAAAGAACAAAAGGCCACTGCCATTAATCCTTGGCATCCTCATAGTGGTTTTGATTACAGGCGGCTTCTTTTTTAAAGAACCTATCTCCCAAGCTCTTTCAGAAAATGATCTTGCTAGCGCAGAAAATGATAGCGATGGTTCACACTCGTCCGAACTAAGTTCAACAAATTTCTCAAAAGATGAGCTCCTAGCTCAGCAAGATCTCATACTGAAAATTAAACCCTTCATGGATAAATACTGTTTTGAGTGCCACAACGAGAAAAAACAAAAAGGCGATATTCGTCTAGATACTATCGATTTCAAAATGACTCAGCACGATGCTGTTTATATGTGGCAGGATATCCTCGATGTACTGAATGTTGGGGAGATGCCTCCAAAAAAGAGTTCTCAGCCTCATGCACAAGAACTCGCCAATAGCATCTCTCTAATCACTGACCAAGTTCTTCTTGCCCGTAAACGGCTCTCTTCTACTGGGGGTGTCATTGCTATGCGCCACCTCAACAAAAGGGAATACTACGGAAGTGTCGAAGATTTGATCGGACTAAAATTGCCCGATCATTATTTAGACGATGAAATCAGCCCCCGTTTCGATACCAATGGTGCTGATCAATTCTTTTCCTCACGCAACTACGAAACCTACATGAACGTGGGTAAAGAAATCATGAAACAAGTCATGAGATCTTATTCAATGGGAAATTCTAAAGCAAAAAAATCAAAATTTCAGCCCGGAGGGCGAGCCTACGAACGACAAAAAAAGAGTTTAAAGAAATTAGACGATACTATGGCACTCATTAATTCAGGTGCCTCAATTGAGGAAATTGGCCTCGGGGATGCTGGGCAAGTAAAATTATTTAAAATGAGATACGAAAAAGCCATTGCGGCTCCTAAAAAATACCTAGCGATTGATCTTCATAAAACGGGTATAACCAGCGAATTCACAGAGCGTTTTGCTCGCAATGTAGGCCTTAAACCTGGCGCCCGATACATTTACAGAGTGCACGGCATGAGCAAGAATGATGCCGACATAAAAGTTTATGTGCAAAACGAAGAGATTGGTACCCTCGAATTTAAAGCTTCCACCAAGCCCCAAACATATGAATTCTCATTCAGCACCAACACCCTAGATCTAAGACCCAAAGTGGGCTTTACCATTGGGCACCTCAAGGGTGTTTATATTGAATACGAAGAGATTGAAGGCCCCTTCGAAAGTAAAACTTCTTTTGCCGAAAATTTACTTCAGCCCATATTTAAAAAGAAAGCTCCTAATAATTTTGAATTACGCCAAATTTTGACAAAATTTGCCGAACGAGCCTTTCGTCATCAAGCAGTGGATGAAGAATTTATCGATGCGCTTATCGGCATCTACAATTCAAGTAAAGCGGCAAAAAAGAATGAGATAGATTCTTTGGTGACGCCTCTCGCTATGATTCTCTCATCGCCTTCTTTCCTTTATATCACAGAAAGTAGCTCGACTCAAAGAGTTCAACTCAATCAACGCGAATTTGCCATCCGCATGGCTTACTTTTTATGGAGTGCGCCTCCTGACGAAGAACTCTACAAACTCGCCCGTAGCAATAAACTCTACAATCCTGATATTTTGAAAACTCAATTTAAACGCATGATCCAGTCACCAAAAGCACATCAATTTATTGAGGGATTCATCAATCAATGGATAGGTATGGAACGTTACGATGAAGTCGATTTACCCAACAAATTACTCGGCGACTTTCAACAATCCGCACGTCTGGAATTAAGTGAATATTTCAAAGTTTTAGTTCAGGAAAATATGCCCGTCGATAAATTCATCGATTCAAACTTTGTCGTTGTTAATCAAAGCCTCGCCAAATACTATAAAATCGATGGCGAATTTTCAGGTTTTCAAAAAGTTGCGCTCCCCGCAAATAACCCTCGGGGTGGTCTCTTAGGGCAAGCCGCATTTCACATCATGGGAAGTGCCGCGCAAAGAACTTCTCCCTCTATTCGTGGGACGCTTATTCGCGAAACTCTCTTGCACGACCCTCCCCCTCATCCCCCTGCAAATGTTCCCGAAATCGATAATACCAGGAAAGGCCAATTCACCGTTCGTGACTTAGTTAAACATCACCAAGAATTACCCCAATGCTCTTCTTGTCATGCAAAAATCGATCCCCTGGGTCTAGGCTTAGAAAACTTTGATTACCTTGGACGCTGGCGAGACAGTGAAACGATCGGAGCTGATAAAAAACGAGTCAAAGGAAAAAAACGTTCACGAGGGAAAAAATTAGCCATTGATGCGAGTGGTTACCTATCTGAAAATGAAACCTTCGAGGACTTCGCTGGCTTTAAGAAAGCACTCTTAAAAAACAAAGCTAAATTAGCTGAATCACTCTATTCATCCATGCTTGCTTACGGAATTGGTAGAGAAATTGAATTTATTGATGAAGATGAAATAAGCCAAAATTTACTCGCTCTAAAAAAAGATAACTACCCCATGAGAGATCTGATTTTTCAGCTCATTGCCTCAAAAACTTTTAGGACCAAATAG
- a CDS encoding GDSL-type esterase/lipase family protein — MKIPFLAIFSLLLISTFLSLHAQDPISTTKPQKGRHQWWAPRHQEKLNEAKKGDIDLLMIGDSITHYWEKQKTYPKVFAPYNVLNLGFGGDRTQNVLWRLQNGEIDGLSPKFVSIMIGTNNITRNKAEDIVLGIKAIIAELKARLPETKILLFSVFPRHHSRGKGEDYKEVQALNKLLPALADSKQIFHHDLSSIFQDANGELKTELYGRDQLHLSNQGYTAWGKALNAILVKYDNAPARSAKKSKVEKKNQPE; from the coding sequence TTGAAAATCCCCTTTCTCGCTATCTTTAGTCTCTTGCTAATCTCTACTTTCTTAAGTCTTCATGCTCAGGATCCAATATCAACTACAAAACCGCAAAAAGGCCGTCATCAATGGTGGGCTCCACGTCACCAAGAAAAACTGAACGAAGCCAAAAAAGGCGATATTGATTTGCTCATGATTGGCGATTCCATTACTCATTATTGGGAGAAGCAGAAAACTTACCCAAAAGTTTTTGCGCCCTATAATGTTCTCAATCTCGGCTTTGGCGGTGATCGCACCCAGAATGTTCTCTGGCGACTGCAAAATGGTGAAATTGACGGCCTCTCACCCAAATTCGTCAGTATTATGATTGGGACTAATAATATCACGAGAAACAAAGCCGAAGATATTGTCCTTGGTATAAAAGCTATTATTGCAGAATTAAAAGCGCGCCTTCCCGAAACTAAGATCCTTTTATTCTCTGTCTTTCCTCGCCATCACTCAAGAGGCAAAGGTGAAGATTATAAAGAAGTTCAAGCTTTAAATAAACTCCTCCCTGCATTAGCTGACAGCAAGCAAATCTTTCACCATGATCTAAGTTCCATCTTTCAAGATGCTAATGGTGAACTAAAAACTGAGCTCTACGGGCGTGACCAACTTCATTTAAGTAATCAAGGTTACACAGCTTGGGGCAAGGCACTCAATGCCATCTTGGTAAAATATGATAATGCTCCTGCGAGGAGTGCAAAAAAATCTAAGGTAGAAAAAAAAAATCAGCCCGAATGA
- a CDS encoding alpha/beta hydrolase: MGITVFVHRYSIPDQPDKAFQDLQRAIRLVRSQAQKWNIDPNNIGIFGNSAGGHLSARLSQNYDQKIYEPFDEADKESCEPNFVVLQCAAYFHGRPFGKTMDTKTFPFKNKIAPTFLTYSKDDKFCAGGIDYVKKLSATGNAPHLKLFEKGGHGMGGCDWFSEVAQWLKAQKITQLPK, from the coding sequence TTGGGCATCACTGTTTTTGTTCACCGCTACTCCATCCCCGATCAGCCTGACAAGGCTTTCCAAGACTTGCAGCGCGCCATACGCCTCGTGCGTTCACAAGCACAAAAATGGAATATCGATCCCAATAACATCGGTATCTTTGGCAACTCAGCAGGCGGTCACCTCTCCGCCCGCCTCAGTCAAAATTATGATCAAAAAATTTATGAACCCTTCGATGAGGCCGATAAGGAAAGCTGTGAACCTAACTTTGTAGTCCTTCAGTGTGCTGCCTATTTTCATGGCCGTCCCTTTGGCAAAACCATGGATACAAAAACTTTTCCCTTTAAAAACAAAATTGCTCCCACTTTCCTCACCTATTCCAAAGATGATAAGTTCTGCGCTGGAGGAATTGATTACGTGAAAAAATTAAGTGCCACAGGCAATGCCCCTCACTTAAAACTCTTCGAAAAAGGTGGCCATGGCATGGGTGGCTGCGACTGGTTCTCAGAAGTGGCCCAATGGCTCAAAGCACAGAAAATCACACAATTACCCAAATAA
- a CDS encoding DUF1552 domain-containing protein yields the protein MNRITQFSRRSFLQSATAFLALPHLETYADNKSATDIKRMIFLGQGYGFVSKSFFPSTAGKFSKIGLTEGMTPLKKYQNDISILGNLENIGATNPHQGSLTFLTGASYANPKGFKNTVSCDQIAASYLCKDTRYNSLTLSTKERASGHGSGVRSMAWNPHGKPISGLNTSLELFNKLFAKHESKEQILRRIKEERSILDAMKLNVRSVNRTLGKNDQEKLDEYFQSIRHIELGLKKQIEWSSVPKPKASFKHPKEVDGEAEVKLMFDMICLALQTDQTRVITYMMPSQSVLSSMGITIPVHSLSHYNISAEREVVAKQRDHKCMELLGYLIGKLKSTKDKNGLNLYDTSLLAYGSNIRNTHTIKDFPVILSGGAIKKLRLGESFKLPKATPLQNVWLTLLQETGVPVKSFSSSTGTVKGILT from the coding sequence ATGAATCGCATTACACAGTTTTCTAGACGCTCTTTTCTGCAGTCAGCAACGGCTTTCCTCGCTCTCCCTCATCTCGAGACTTATGCCGATAATAAATCTGCCACAGATATCAAACGCATGATTTTTCTCGGTCAGGGTTACGGCTTTGTATCAAAATCATTTTTCCCTAGTACGGCAGGAAAATTTTCTAAGATCGGACTGACCGAAGGCATGACACCACTCAAAAAATATCAAAACGACATTAGCATACTTGGCAACCTAGAAAATATTGGAGCTACTAACCCTCATCAAGGTAGCCTCACCTTTTTGACTGGTGCATCCTATGCCAACCCCAAAGGCTTCAAAAACACCGTTTCCTGCGATCAAATTGCCGCGAGTTACCTTTGCAAAGATACACGCTATAATAGCCTAACTTTATCCACCAAAGAACGCGCCAGCGGGCACGGTTCTGGCGTGCGTTCAATGGCCTGGAATCCCCATGGCAAACCCATCAGTGGCCTTAATACTTCACTCGAACTCTTCAATAAACTTTTTGCCAAGCATGAATCCAAAGAACAAATTTTACGGCGAATTAAAGAAGAGCGCAGCATTCTCGATGCCATGAAGCTCAATGTCCGTTCAGTCAATCGTACCCTAGGTAAAAACGATCAGGAAAAACTCGACGAATACTTCCAATCCATCCGTCATATTGAACTCGGATTAAAAAAACAAATTGAATGGTCCAGCGTTCCCAAACCAAAAGCCAGCTTCAAGCATCCAAAAGAAGTAGATGGTGAAGCCGAAGTCAAACTCATGTTTGATATGATTTGCCTCGCTCTACAGACTGATCAGACTCGCGTTATCACTTATATGATGCCCTCGCAATCAGTCCTCAGCAGCATGGGCATCACCATTCCCGTTCACAGCTTATCGCACTACAATATTTCAGCAGAACGAGAAGTAGTCGCCAAACAAAGAGATCACAAATGCATGGAGCTTCTAGGCTACTTAATTGGTAAATTAAAAAGTACTAAAGATAAAAATGGCCTCAATCTCTACGACACAAGTTTACTGGCTTATGGATCTAATATTCGCAATACCCACACCATCAAAGACTTCCCCGTCATCCTTTCCGGTGGTGCCATTAAAAAACTGCGTCTTGGTGAGAGTTTCAAACTTCCAAAAGCCACCCCCCTCCAAAACGTCTGGCTTACCCTTCTCCAAGAAACTGGTGTACCCGTCAAAAGCTTTAGCTCGAGTACGGGCACTGTTAAGGGAATATTGACTTAA